From the genome of Sporocytophaga myxococcoides DSM 11118:
TAGCAAACCTCCCGTAACTTCAAGGAAATGTTTTGCATTACCTTTACTTACAAGATCTTCTATCAGAAAATAATTTTTGCAAGGAAATTCTTCATTGTACTTCAGTTTTAAAGTTCTTGAAGAGTCAGAATCTCTGAGATCATCCCATGCAAAGATTAATTTTGCATAAGCGGTCAGTTCTTCCAGGTTATTAATCTTTTTTACTGCAGAGCTGCATCCATCGTCAGCTGGTTTTGCAATAATAGGATATTGGAAAGTGCTTTCGATTTCTTTAATAAGTGTGTCATAATCTTTGGCCCACTCATTTTTAAATACCAGTTTATGATTGGCAACCTTTACGCCGTTCTCTCTGAGAAGTTTGTTGGTCTCATACTTATTAATTGTGATCTGAGAGCTTTCAATACCTGATCCGTTATATGGAACACCGAATTTCTCAAGGTTGCCTTGAATCACTCCGTCTTCTCCTGGTCTTCCGTGCAATGCAATAAATACCGAATCAACTTTTTCAGCCAGTTCAGGGTAACTGATTTCTCTTGGCTCAAGTATGGCATTACCTGCATATTTAACAGTGATATCTTTTGCTTCAGTGATCACCTTTTGTATAACAGGATGCTTGGATTTTGAGTCTGCTGAAAGGACCTTATCTCTGATGTCATCTGCATTGTCTTTCAACATGATGTTTACAGGAATAAGATAAAGCTTGTGTGATTCTTCATTTCCTGTAAGGAAAATCGGCACAGGCTCATATTTTTTGCTGGAAGCCAGCTTCTCAAATATGTTTCTTCCGCTCTCCACGGAAATATGCCTTTCAGAAGAATAACCACCCATAATTACTGCAACTTTTGTTTTCTCTGAAGTAGCAGTATTCAGTCTGTGAAGGTTTGAGTCAAGTGAATTCAATAACTGCTTGAATGCAAAAGTCTTCTTACCTGTTTTAATTCTTTCTGCAAGTGATGTTCTGATAATATAGGTCAGGAATTGAGATGGATTTAATCCTATCTCTGCTGCCTGATGGAAAAAGAAACTTGATGGAAGCATTCCCGAAGTAGTATTCGGATCGTTCAGGAAAATTTCTCCTTCCTGATTGATGAACCCGTCCAGACGTGCATAAACGTTGAAGTTTAATTCATTGAAAAGACGCTCGCATGCTGTTCTGATTCCTTCGATCTGATTGGTTGGAATGTCAATCGGGGTAACTTTTCTGCTCATACCCGGAAGGTATTTTGAGCGATAGTCAAATACGTCGTTCCCTTTACGAATTTCTGTTGGAGGTAGTGCTACTGCTTTACCTTTATCATCCTGCACTACAATACAGCTGAACTCTTTGCCACTGATGAAACCTTCAATAACGATTTCTTCTTCGTTGTCAAGGCTTTCAAGGATCAAAGTTGTATCTGACTGACTGAAATGATAATTAAGATGATCGAAAAGGTATTCCGGATGGTTGATCTTATTACCGCTGATCATTACCGGCAGACCAATACCATCACGTATATCTGTTAATGTTCTTATGAAATTGATTTTACCTTCTTCTGAAAGGCTAGTCCAGTCCTGTTTTGAAACTGGTTGCATGAAAAAGCTTCTGTAAACAGCTTTTTCAAATGCCTGAT
Proteins encoded in this window:
- a CDS encoding D-alanine--D-alanine ligase family protein — encoded protein: MKIGIFFGGQSREREISFAGGRTVYDNLNKNLFEAVPVFVDSVGDFILLDWQYIYKGTIRDFFPPFNHLPPTPRGFQIYIESLGDLSIEERENVIRQVGRRIQPDEFSKLFDFAFLALHGPYGEDGNIQGLLEWYNIPYSGSGILPSSIGINKIVQKKLMKNAGFPGPRNLYLKKADWLNETDKSSFFHHFKNELGLPFVVKAPYQGSSIGISVISKEDNQAFEKAVYRSFFMQPVSKQDWTSLSEEGKINFIRTLTDIRDGIGLPVMISGNKINHPEYLFDHLNYHFSQSDTTLILESLDNEEEIVIEGFISGKEFSCIVVQDDKGKAVALPPTEIRKGNDVFDYRSKYLPGMSRKVTPIDIPTNQIEGIRTACERLFNELNFNVYARLDGFINQEGEIFLNDPNTTSGMLPSSFFFHQAAEIGLNPSQFLTYIIRTSLAERIKTGKKTFAFKQLLNSLDSNLHRLNTATSEKTKVAVIMGGYSSERHISVESGRNIFEKLASSKKYEPVPIFLTGNEESHKLYLIPVNIMLKDNADDIRDKVLSADSKSKHPVIQKVITEAKDITVKYAGNAILEPREISYPELAEKVDSVFIALHGRPGEDGVIQGNLEKFGVPYNGSGIESSQITINKYETNKLLRENGVKVANHKLVFKNEWAKDYDTLIKEIESTFQYPIIAKPADDGCSSAVKKINNLEELTAYAKLIFAWDDLRDSDSSRTLKLKYNEEFPCKNYFLIEDLVSKGNAKHFLEVTGGLLTRFNASGEIEYEMFEPSETLATGDVLSLEEKFLAGEGQNITPARYSKDPEAQKHISSQVRAELQRAAKILNIQGYARIDAFVKIYDDNRAETIVIEVNSLPGMTPATCIFHQTAINGYKPYDFIDKILTFGIERNNRKVLI